The nucleotide sequence AGAAGGTCGGTTCGCTGTGGTGATCACGGTGACCGGCGCGGCCGGGATGCTCGGCTCCCGGCTGGTCGAGCGGCTGGCCGCCGACGGGCACCAGGTGTGCGGGGTGGACCTGCGGGCCGGGCCCGGGGTGGAGGTGGTCGGTGACGTCCGGGACCGGCGGGTGATGGACCGGGCCACCGACGGCGCGACGGCGGTGCTGCACTGCGCGGCGGCGCTGCCCAGCTATCCGGCCGCCGAGATCCGCTCGATAATCGCCGACGGCACCGAGAACGTGCTCCGGGCCGCCCGACAGGCCGGGGTACGCCGGGTGCTGCACGTCTCGTCGACCGCCGTGTACGGGCTGCCCCGTCAGGTGCCGACGCCGGAGGAGCACCCCCGGGAGCCGGTCGACACGTACAGCGCGGCGAAGGTGGCGGCCGAGGAGATCGCCGAACGGTACCGGGCCGGTGGCCTGCCGGTGGCGATCCTGCGGCCGAAGACCTTCCTCGGGCCGGGCCGGATGGGGCTGTTCGCGATGCTCTTCGAGTGGGCCGAGGAGGGCCGGAACTTCCCGGTGCTCGGCTCCGGCGACGTGCGGATCCAGATGTTCGCCGTGGACGACCTGGTCGAGGCGGTGCTCACCGTACTTGCCGCGCCGGACGAGCTGGCGAACGACACCTACAACCTCGCCGCCGAGCGGTTCCGCACCCTGCGGGAGGACTTCCAGGCGGTGCTGGACGCCGCCGGACACGGCAGGCGGGTGGTCGGGATCCCCGCCCGGCCCGCACTGTTCGCCCTGGAACTGCTGGAACGGACCGGCCTCTCCCCGGTGTACGGGCGGCTGCTGCACAAACTCCGGCACGACTCGTACGTGAGCATCGACAAGGCCGTCGAGCGGCTCGGCTTCAGCCCCAAGCTCTCCAACGAGGACGCGATCCTGCGCACCTACGAGTGGTGGCGGGGGCAACGCCACCTGGCGCGCCCGTCCCGGGACGGGCGGACCAGCCGCGACCCGTGGCGGCAGGGCGCGCTCTCCCTCGCGAAGATCTTGTTCTGATCGGAGTCGACGTGTTCCCACCCCAGCGGAGTCGACGGTGACCGCCGTCGAGACCGCCATCGAAGCCGCCGTACCGGCCGCACCGGCCGCCGTGCCGGGCCGTGGCAGCCTCCGGGTGCCCCGGCTCGCCCGGCACCTGCTGGTGCTGACCCGGCCCGGCCACGCGGTCAAGAATCTGCTGGCCGTACCGCTGGCGCTGCTCGACACACCACTGTGGACCATGGCGGCGCTGCTGCGTACCGGCTGGGCGGTGCTGGTCTTCACGGTCGCCGCGTCGAGCATCTACGTCGTCAACGACATCGTCGACCGGCGGCTGGACCGTACCCATCCGGTCAAGCGGGACCGCCCGGTCGCCGCCGGCCTGGTGCCGGTGCCGCTGGCCTGGCTGCTCGCGGCCGGGCTGGCCGGGCTGCTGCTCGGGATGGTCGTCGCCGGCCCCGCCCTGCCGTGGTGGCCGCTGGCCGGCTACCTCTGCCTCAGCGTCGCCTACAGCAGGTGGCTCAAGCACCTGCCGATGCTGGACATCTGCGTCGTCGCCGCCGGCTTCGTGCTGCGGGTCCTCCAGGGGTACGCCGCCACCGGGGCGGCACCGTCCGGGCTGCTGCTCACCGCCGTCTTCGCCGGCTGCCTGGTGCTGATCCTCGGCAAGCGCCGGCACGAACTGGCCGCCGCCGGCCCGGCGCACCGGCCGGCGCTGGCCGGCTACAACGTGCTGCTCGCCGACCACCTGCTCGGGCTGAACACCGCGCTGGCCGCCACCACCTTCCTGCTCTACCTGAACACCGACGCCCCGCTCGGGCCGTGGCGCCCGGTCACCCTCGCCGTGGTGGTGCCGCTCGGCCTGCTCGCCGCGTTCCGCTACCTCCAGGCGGTACTGGTCCGGCAGTCCGGCGGGGACCCGATCCGGGCCCTGCTGCGGGACCGGATGATCGTGGCCAGCGCCGTCCTGATCGGCACCACGCTGACCCTGGCGGAACTCGGTGCCCGCTATCCCAACCTGCTGAACTGGATGGAACAATGAACACACCGCTCGTCTCGGTCATCGTGCCGAACTACAACTACGCCGGGGCACTCGGGCTCTGCCTCGGGGCGCTGCGGGCGCAGAGCTATCCGAACCTGGAACTGATCGTGGTGGACGACTGCTCCACCGACGACTCGGTCGCGGTCGCCCAGGCGTACGGGGCGCGCGTGCTGCGTACCCCGGTCAACTCCGGACCGGCGGCGGCCCGCAACCTCGGCGCGGCGAACGCGCACGGCGAGATCCTGTTCTTCGTCGACTCGGACGTGGCCGCCAAGCCGGACGCGGTGGCGAACGCCGTCGAACTGCTCACCGCCGACCCGGAGATCGGGGCGATCTGCGGCAACTACGACCCGGTGCCGCTGGTCCGGGACAGCCTGCTGGAGGAGTACCGCTGCCTCCAGCAGTCGTACTGGCTGATCGCCGACGAGGGACGGATCTTCACCCTCTACACGGCGCTGCTGGCGATCCCGGCCCGGGTCTTCGCCGAGATCGGGCCGTTCAACCCCCGGCTGCGGGAGACCGAGAACGCCGACTACGGGATGCGGCTCGCCCAGCGGTACCAGATCTGGCTCTCCCCCCGGGTGCGCGGCGTGCACGACCACGACGCCGACCTGGGGGTACTGGTCCGCAAGGTCTTCACCCGCACCGCCCTGCACATCCCGATGTACGCCCGCAAGCCGGAGTTCCCCGGCGGGCTGAGCAGCGGCCCGCGCGCCTGGGTGAGCGTGGCCGCGCTGCTGACCGTGCTGACGTGCGCGCTGCCGGCCCTCCTCGGCCCGGCGTTCCTGGCGGTGCCGCTGGCCGCGCTCGCCGCCTGCCTCGCCGGTGACCTGCCGATGTACCGGTTCGTGCACCGGGAACGCGGCCCGCTCTTCCTCGGCTACTTCGTCGCGATGCACTTCCTGCTGAACCTGGTGATCGCGGTCGCGGCGCTGGCCGGCGCGACCGCCTGGCTCGTCTCGGGCCGGTTCCGCGGCCTCTACGACCGGCCGGAGGTGGCCACCCGATGACGGTGCACGGTGTGCCGCCGGGCGACGGCCCGCTGGTCTCGGTGATCGTGCCGAACTACAACTACGCCGAGTCGCTGGACCTCTGCCTGCGGTCGATCCTGGACCAGACGTACCCGGACATCGAGATCCTGCTCGTCGACGACTGCTCGACCGACCACTCGGTGGCGGTGGCCGAGGCACTCGGCGTCCGGGTGGTGAGCACCGGGCGCAACGGCGGCTGCGGCCGGGCCCGCAACATCGGCGCCGCGCACAGCAGCGGCGAGCTGATCTGCTACGTCGACTCGGACCTGGTACTGGCCCCGGACGCGGTCGCGAACGCCGTCCGGCTGCTCCTCGGCAACCCCCGGATCGGTGCGGTCTGCGGGATCGAGGACCCCGAGCCGCTGCTGCACGACACGGCGGTGGCCCGGTACCGTGGCCTGCAATATCACTACTGGTCGATCAGCTCGGAAGGTGACGTGTCGTTCCTCTTCCCCGCCGTCTGCGTGCTGCGCCGGCACGTCTTCGAGGAGATCGGCCCGTTCAACCCCGGGCTGCGGCACACCGAGGAGGTCGACTACGGCTACCGGTTGAGCCGCCGCTACCGGCTGGTGCTCACCTCGCTGGTCCGGGGCCGGCACGACCACGACCACGAACTGCGCGGGCTGCTCCGCAAGCTGTTCCACCGGGGCCGGCTACGCATCCCGCTCTACGCCCGGGCACGCCGCTTCGGGCAGGGCTTCGAGACCGCCGCCCGGGCCTGGGGCAGCCTGGCCGCGTTCGGCGTACTGCCGGCGCTGGCGGTGCCGCTGCTGCTCGGCCCGTGGGGGCTGGTGGTCCCGGCCGGGCTGCTGGCCGCCTCGCTCGGCTGCGACGCCGGCATGTACGGCTTCGTCCGGCGCCGGCACGGCGTACCCTTCCTGGTCTTCTTCGCCGGCATGCACTTCCTGGTCAACGTGACCATCACCGCCGGGGTGGCCACCGGTGCGGTGCAGTGGCTCGCCTCCGGCACCTTCCGGCGGCTCTACGACGCCTCGTTCCCGGTCGACCCGACCCCGCTGCGAGGCCCGGCGTGACCGTCGCCGTTTCCGCTGCACGGCCGGGCACCGACGCGGAGCCGTCGGACGGTCCGCGGAGGGCTCGGGGGCGGCGTGGGTGGCGGTGGTGGCTCTACACCGGGCTGGTCGGCGCGGCGGCGGTCTGGCTGGCCTTCACCGTGGCGCATCTGGTGGTCAGCGGCCGGTGGTGGTTCTGGCTGGCCGTCGACGCCGTGCCGCCGCCGGCCTTCCTCGGCGTACCGCTGCTGCTGGCCGCCGCCGCCGCGCCGTGCCGCCGGTCGCGCCGGCCGGTGGCGCTGCTGGCCGCCGCCGCGCTGCTCCTCGGCGGCCCGCTGGCGGGGCTGAACCTGCGCGGCCTGGCCGGCGGCGACGGCCCGCCGCCGGCCGACGCCGTCCGGGTCTTCAGCTGGAACACCGGGTACTGGGACGAGGGCGGCCAGACCGACCAGATGTACGCCCTCCTCCGGGCCGCGGACGCGGACGTCTACCTGCTCCAGGAATACTGGTACGAGCACTCGGCCGGGCCGGGCGAGGCGGAGCTGGCCCGACTGCGTGCCGAGTTCCCGGGCTTCCAGGTCGCGGTGGCCGGCGAGCTGGTGACGCTCTCCCGCCATCCCGTGCTGCGCGCCCTGCCGCTGGACGCCCCGGACATGCCGCCGCCCCGGTGGGGCAGCCCGGACCACTGGCGGTACAAGGTGCTGCGTACCGATCTCGACCTCGGGTCGGGACGCGTGCTGTCGGTCTACAACCTGCACCTGCCGGTCCAGTTGGTGCCGGACCACAGCCCGCTGGGCGGCGAGTTCTACCGGGTCGTCCGCGAGCAGCACGCGCAGCGTGAGCCGCAGTGGCGGGCGCTGGACCGGGACGTGGCGGCCAATCCGCACCCGGTCCTGGTCGCCGGTGACCTGAACACCAGCCCGGCGATGGGCGACCTGGCGAAGGTGCCCGAGCGCCTGCGGGACGCCGGCTACGCCTCCTCGGCGCGCTATCCGGCAACCTGGTCGGACGCGCCCGGCTGGCCGCGCTGGTGGCGGCTGGACTGGGCCTTCGTCTCGGCCGGGGTCCGGGTGCACTCCTACCGGTTCGGCGGCCCGACGAACGGCGTCTCGGATCACCGCCCGCAACAACTGCTGCTCTCGCTGCGATGACTCAGCGTTCGGGGGTCGAGGCGTCACCCTGGTCGGGCGCGCCGGTCGTTCCGGTCCCGTCGGGCGTCTCGGGCGTCTCGGCCGTTGCGGTCGGGTTGGGCGGCGCGTCGGTCGGGTTGGCCGTTTCGGGCGCGTCGACGTACCGGACGCCGAGCTGGGCCAGCAGCGGGCGGAGCTGGTACATGTCCAGCCCGAGTACGCCGTCGGCGAGCAGCCGGCGCTTCTCCTCCTCGGCGGCCTCGCGTTCGACCCCGGCCGCCGCGACCTCCCGGGCCCGCTCGCGCGGCACCACCACTACCCCGTCGTCGTCGGCCACCACCACGTCGCCGGGCCGCAGGTAGGCGCCGCCGAGCACGACCGGCACGTTCACCGATCCCGGGCTGGCCTTCACCGTGCCCTGCGCGCAGACCGCCCGGGACCAGACCGGAAACCCCATCCGGGTCAGCGCGGCGACGTCGCGGCAGCCGGCGTCGATGACCAGGCCGAGGACGCCACGGGCCCGCAGCGAGGTGGCCAGCAGTTCACCGAAGGCCCCGTCCGTGCTGGGCGAGGTGAAACCGACCACGAGTACGTCGCCGGGCCGGGTCTGCTCGACCGCCGCGTGGATCATCAGGTTGTCGCCGGGCTGGGCCGAGACGGTGACCGCCCGGCCGGCGATCCGGGCGCCCGGGTAGATCGGCCGGAGCAGGTGCCCGAGCAGACCGGTCCGGCCCTGTGCCTCGTGCACCGTCGACACGCCCTGCCGGGCGAGCAGCGCCACGGCGTCGGCGGGTGGCCCGACGTCGGTCCGGACGATGACGTGGCCGGTCACAGCAACTCTCCGCCGACCACCGGAAAGACCCGCTGGTACGCCTCGGCGTGCGTGATCGACCGGTCGCCGCCGTTGCGCACCGCCTGCACCCCGCGCCGTACGCCGAGATCCGTGTAGTACCCGACCAGGTGCCCCTGGGCTCCCATGATCCGCATCGCCTCGACCTTGCGGTCGAAGACCGGGCTGACGTCCAGCAGCAGGTTCGGCACGAAGCCGCACTGCTCGGGCTGGTGCGGCTCGAACTGCAACACGTTCGGCGCCCCGATCGGCGGGTTCTGCGGATCGTGCCCGGCGGCCTCGGCGACCATTCGGGCCCGCAACACGATCTCGTGGGTCAGCGAGTGGTCCAGGTTGTACGGGTCCCTCGCCGGATGGGTGAGGATCACTGCCGGATCGATCCGGCGGATGGTCGCGACCACCCGGTCGTGCAGTTCGTCGGTGGCCCGCAGCGGATAGTCCCCCGCGTCGAGGAACTCGATCTCGGCGCCGAGCACCTTCGCCGCCCGGCCCGCCTCGTCGCATCTGGCCTCCTTGACCCGTTCCAGGGTCATCCCGGGCTGCTTCCAGAGCCCCTGCGACTCGCCCTTCTCGCCGAAGGTCAGGCACAGCACGTGCACCTGCTGGCCCCGGGAGGCACCCAGGGCGATGGCGCCA is from Micromonospora sp. WMMD1102 and encodes:
- a CDS encoding PIG-L deacetylase family protein; translated protein: MTASPVGRGPILVVSAHAADFVWRAGGAIALGASRGQQVHVLCLTFGEKGESQGLWKQPGMTLERVKEARCDEAGRAAKVLGAEIEFLDAGDYPLRATDELHDRVVATIRRIDPAVILTHPARDPYNLDHSLTHEIVLRARMVAEAAGHDPQNPPIGAPNVLQFEPHQPEQCGFVPNLLLDVSPVFDRKVEAMRIMGAQGHLVGYYTDLGVRRGVQAVRNGGDRSITHAEAYQRVFPVVGGELL
- a CDS encoding NAD-dependent epimerase/dehydratase family protein; its protein translation is MVITVTGAAGMLGSRLVERLAADGHQVCGVDLRAGPGVEVVGDVRDRRVMDRATDGATAVLHCAAALPSYPAAEIRSIIADGTENVLRAARQAGVRRVLHVSSTAVYGLPRQVPTPEEHPREPVDTYSAAKVAAEEIAERYRAGGLPVAILRPKTFLGPGRMGLFAMLFEWAEEGRNFPVLGSGDVRIQMFAVDDLVEAVLTVLAAPDELANDTYNLAAERFRTLREDFQAVLDAAGHGRRVVGIPARPALFALELLERTGLSPVYGRLLHKLRHDSYVSIDKAVERLGFSPKLSNEDAILRTYEWWRGQRHLARPSRDGRTSRDPWRQGALSLAKILF
- a CDS encoding 4-carboxy-4-hydroxy-2-oxoadipate aldolase/oxaloacetate decarboxylase; protein product: MTGHVIVRTDVGPPADAVALLARQGVSTVHEAQGRTGLLGHLLRPIYPGARIAGRAVTVSAQPGDNLMIHAAVEQTRPGDVLVVGFTSPSTDGAFGELLATSLRARGVLGLVIDAGCRDVAALTRMGFPVWSRAVCAQGTVKASPGSVNVPVVLGGAYLRPGDVVVADDDGVVVVPRERAREVAAAGVEREAAEEEKRRLLADGVLGLDMYQLRPLLAQLGVRYVDAPETANPTDAPPNPTATAETPETPDGTGTTGAPDQGDASTPER
- a CDS encoding glycosyltransferase family 2 protein; translated protein: MNTPLVSVIVPNYNYAGALGLCLGALRAQSYPNLELIVVDDCSTDDSVAVAQAYGARVLRTPVNSGPAAARNLGAANAHGEILFFVDSDVAAKPDAVANAVELLTADPEIGAICGNYDPVPLVRDSLLEEYRCLQQSYWLIADEGRIFTLYTALLAIPARVFAEIGPFNPRLRETENADYGMRLAQRYQIWLSPRVRGVHDHDADLGVLVRKVFTRTALHIPMYARKPEFPGGLSSGPRAWVSVAALLTVLTCALPALLGPAFLAVPLAALAACLAGDLPMYRFVHRERGPLFLGYFVAMHFLLNLVIAVAALAGATAWLVSGRFRGLYDRPEVATR
- a CDS encoding endonuclease/exonuclease/phosphatase family protein, with product MTVAVSAARPGTDAEPSDGPRRARGRRGWRWWLYTGLVGAAAVWLAFTVAHLVVSGRWWFWLAVDAVPPPAFLGVPLLLAAAAAPCRRSRRPVALLAAAALLLGGPLAGLNLRGLAGGDGPPPADAVRVFSWNTGYWDEGGQTDQMYALLRAADADVYLLQEYWYEHSAGPGEAELARLRAEFPGFQVAVAGELVTLSRHPVLRALPLDAPDMPPPRWGSPDHWRYKVLRTDLDLGSGRVLSVYNLHLPVQLVPDHSPLGGEFYRVVREQHAQREPQWRALDRDVAANPHPVLVAGDLNTSPAMGDLAKVPERLRDAGYASSARYPATWSDAPGWPRWWRLDWAFVSAGVRVHSYRFGGPTNGVSDHRPQQLLLSLR
- a CDS encoding UbiA prenyltransferase family protein, whose amino-acid sequence is MTAVETAIEAAVPAAPAAVPGRGSLRVPRLARHLLVLTRPGHAVKNLLAVPLALLDTPLWTMAALLRTGWAVLVFTVAASSIYVVNDIVDRRLDRTHPVKRDRPVAAGLVPVPLAWLLAAGLAGLLLGMVVAGPALPWWPLAGYLCLSVAYSRWLKHLPMLDICVVAAGFVLRVLQGYAATGAAPSGLLLTAVFAGCLVLILGKRRHELAAAGPAHRPALAGYNVLLADHLLGLNTALAATTFLLYLNTDAPLGPWRPVTLAVVVPLGLLAAFRYLQAVLVRQSGGDPIRALLRDRMIVASAVLIGTTLTLAELGARYPNLLNWMEQ
- a CDS encoding glycosyltransferase family A protein codes for the protein MTVHGVPPGDGPLVSVIVPNYNYAESLDLCLRSILDQTYPDIEILLVDDCSTDHSVAVAEALGVRVVSTGRNGGCGRARNIGAAHSSGELICYVDSDLVLAPDAVANAVRLLLGNPRIGAVCGIEDPEPLLHDTAVARYRGLQYHYWSISSEGDVSFLFPAVCVLRRHVFEEIGPFNPGLRHTEEVDYGYRLSRRYRLVLTSLVRGRHDHDHELRGLLRKLFHRGRLRIPLYARARRFGQGFETAARAWGSLAAFGVLPALAVPLLLGPWGLVVPAGLLAASLGCDAGMYGFVRRRHGVPFLVFFAGMHFLVNVTITAGVATGAVQWLASGTFRRLYDASFPVDPTPLRGPA